The following are encoded in a window of Acidimicrobiia bacterium genomic DNA:
- the trpD gene encoding anthranilate phosphoribosyltransferase, whose amino-acid sequence MTAAPFSWPDTLGRITAGEDLDRVTAHAAMSEVMHGRATQAQISAFIVSLRMKGESAEEMTGFVEAMREVAVTVDVGVPVVDTVGTGGDRSGTFNISTTAGLIAAGAGVSVAKHGNRSSSSQCGSADVLEALGVQIDLDPEATATLVREERFGFFFAPLYHPSMRHAGPVRRELGIPTVFNFLGPLANPAGATRQAVGVSDARMAGKMIGVLNNLGSDYAFVFYGEDGLDELTTTGPSFIYRLRNGEITHAEFTPEDFGVPRANPADLLGGDADQNARITRGILEGAPGPARDIALVNAAPAIVIAGFAQGFEEATAVAAQSIDSGAAVGVLDRVIRRSRELKR is encoded by the coding sequence ATGACTGCAGCACCGTTCTCCTGGCCCGATACGCTCGGTCGAATCACCGCCGGCGAAGACCTCGACCGAGTGACAGCCCATGCGGCAATGTCCGAGGTCATGCACGGTCGAGCAACTCAGGCCCAGATCAGTGCCTTCATCGTCTCGCTACGAATGAAGGGGGAATCTGCGGAGGAGATGACCGGGTTTGTCGAGGCGATGCGCGAAGTAGCCGTCACAGTGGATGTGGGCGTTCCGGTGGTCGACACCGTCGGGACGGGAGGTGATCGATCGGGCACTTTCAATATCTCGACAACAGCCGGTCTGATTGCGGCCGGAGCGGGAGTTTCCGTTGCCAAGCACGGCAATCGTTCTTCGTCGTCGCAGTGTGGTTCTGCCGACGTTCTCGAGGCTCTCGGAGTCCAGATCGATCTCGACCCCGAAGCCACGGCCACGCTGGTTCGCGAGGAGCGCTTCGGCTTCTTCTTTGCTCCGCTCTATCACCCCTCCATGCGCCATGCCGGTCCGGTTCGTAGGGAACTCGGCATCCCGACCGTATTCAATTTCCTCGGTCCGCTGGCGAATCCGGCCGGAGCAACACGCCAGGCCGTCGGAGTGTCCGACGCCCGCATGGCCGGGAAAATGATCGGAGTGCTCAACAACCTCGGGTCGGATTACGCGTTCGTGTTCTACGGCGAAGACGGTCTGGACGAGCTGACCACTACCGGACCTTCATTCATCTACCGGCTGCGAAACGGCGAGATCACCCATGCCGAGTTCACTCCAGAGGATTTCGGGGTCCCCCGGGCTAATCCCGCAGATCTACTCGGAGGCGACGCCGACCAAAACGCCAGGATCACCCGCGGAATTCTGGAGGGTGCGCCCGGACCGGCGCGCGACATCGCCCTAGTGAATGCTGCTCCGGCGATCGTGATCGCAGGCTTCGCGCAGGGTTTTGAAGAGGCGACCGCGGTCGCCGCCCAGTCGATCGATTCCGGCGCGGCCGTAGGAGTGCTCGATCGGGTGATCCGGCGTAGCCGGGAGTTGAAACGGTGA
- a CDS encoding Fur family transcriptional regulator encodes MPSIRRADRPAWIDDHMVHLSSDELIGALRDQGLRVTAARRAICRVLAESHEDHLSAVDIRSRAARRAGIEINQSTVYRTLDVFEGLGWLHHVHLGHGPGIIHVTERTDHHHLVCESCGLSVDVPLAELDQVFAVVTERHGFAPTSVHFALVGTCKACAD; translated from the coding sequence ATGCCTTCCATCCGGCGAGCGGACCGACCTGCGTGGATTGACGATCACATGGTGCACCTCTCGTCGGATGAACTCATCGGCGCTCTTCGGGATCAGGGACTCCGAGTTACGGCCGCACGGCGAGCCATTTGTCGGGTGCTGGCCGAGAGTCACGAGGATCACCTGTCCGCCGTCGATATCCGGAGCCGAGCTGCGCGCCGGGCCGGAATCGAGATCAATCAGTCGACGGTGTATCGCACACTCGACGTGTTCGAGGGCCTCGGCTGGCTGCACCACGTCCACCTTGGCCACGGACCCGGAATCATCCATGTCACCGAGCGGACCGATCATCACCATCTCGTCTGTGAATCGTGCGGGCTGTCCGTTGACGTTCCACTGGCGGAACTCGATCAGGTATTCGCAGTCGTGACCGAACGGCACGGCTTTGCCCCCACCTCAGTGCATTTCGCGCTGGTGGGCACGTGCAAGGCCTGTGCCGACTAA
- a CDS encoding carboxymuconolactone decarboxylase family protein has protein sequence MNPSQHTSLDPLPEEQWDPRLDSVLDRLGTVLNVHRVMARHPDLMEAWTPLRQHIATAGSLAPRHRELVILRIAHRFGVEYEWHHHVARGRVVGLSDEEIEAVRLGPGGEWSDDDATLLGAVDELLDSHSLSDASRTSLETEFSVEQILDLIVTIGMYVTLAMLINTAGIEIEDN, from the coding sequence ATGAATCCCTCTCAGCACACTTCTCTGGATCCACTTCCGGAAGAGCAATGGGATCCGCGACTCGATTCCGTTTTGGATCGGCTTGGGACCGTTCTCAACGTGCATCGGGTCATGGCCCGTCACCCTGATCTCATGGAAGCCTGGACCCCGCTCCGGCAGCACATCGCCACGGCAGGGTCGCTCGCCCCTCGCCATCGAGAGCTGGTGATCCTTAGGATTGCGCACCGTTTCGGCGTTGAGTATGAGTGGCACCATCACGTCGCCAGGGGGCGGGTAGTCGGCCTGAGTGACGAAGAGATCGAAGCCGTTCGACTCGGCCCGGGCGGCGAATGGAGCGACGACGACGCAACGCTCCTCGGCGCCGTGGACGAACTCCTCGACTCGCACTCTCTCTCTGATGCGAGTCGGACGTCCCTTGAAACGGAGTTCTCTGTGGAGCAGATACTCGACCTCATTGTCACGATCGGGATGTACGTCACGCTGGCGATGCTCATCAACACGGCCGGGATCGAGATAGAGGACAACTAG
- a CDS encoding energy-coupling factor ABC transporter permease: MHIPDGFINGVTSLGAGVVAVSGLGASLRRAGKELQDRQIPLAGLIAAFVFVLQMLNFPVVAGMSGHLLGGALAAILIGPWMGMVVVSVVVIVQALLFADGGISALGLNIVNMGLLTVLSGWLAYRLLMAVLPKKAGSVLLAGSLAAWFSVVVSSLGFVGEYAIGGAGGAPLSTVLAAMSGTHSLIGIGEGLITAGVLGSVLAVRPDLVHGARLFGIRHAENAELSRRAVGAFIAGGVAVAILLVTVVAPRASSDPDGLERVAIDQGFAETATEQPLGDTPLSEYRLVGVEDEQLGTVVAGLIGLGVTFVAGVGLVLLARRSRGRVDSR; encoded by the coding sequence ATGCACATTCCCGATGGGTTTATCAACGGTGTGACGTCGCTGGGGGCCGGTGTCGTTGCAGTGTCGGGACTGGGGGCCAGCCTTCGCCGGGCCGGGAAGGAGCTTCAGGATCGTCAGATCCCCCTGGCCGGGCTCATTGCGGCCTTTGTTTTCGTTCTCCAGATGCTCAACTTCCCCGTCGTCGCCGGGATGAGCGGACACCTCCTTGGAGGTGCGCTGGCGGCCATTCTCATCGGTCCCTGGATGGGGATGGTCGTCGTGTCGGTGGTCGTGATCGTTCAGGCGTTGCTGTTTGCAGATGGAGGGATTTCGGCGCTCGGGCTCAACATCGTCAACATGGGGCTTCTGACGGTGCTGAGCGGCTGGCTGGCGTACCGGTTACTCATGGCGGTGCTGCCGAAGAAGGCAGGCTCAGTTCTTCTGGCGGGGTCGTTGGCGGCATGGTTCTCAGTGGTGGTCTCCTCTCTTGGATTCGTGGGGGAGTACGCAATTGGCGGCGCTGGGGGCGCTCCGTTGTCGACGGTGCTGGCGGCGATGTCGGGGACCCATTCGCTCATCGGGATTGGTGAGGGCTTGATCACCGCCGGCGTGCTCGGCTCGGTCCTGGCAGTCCGGCCCGATCTCGTGCACGGAGCGCGGCTCTTCGGTATCCGGCACGCCGAAAACGCCGAGCTGAGCCGGCGGGCGGTCGGCGCCTTCATCGCAGGGGGAGTAGCCGTGGCGATCCTTCTGGTGACCGTGGTTGCGCCACGGGCTTCCAGCGATCCAGATGGTCTGGAACGAGTGGCCATCGATCAGGGATTTGCGGAAACAGCCACAGAACAACCGCTCGGTGACACGCCGCTTTCGGAGTACAGGCTGGTCGGCGTCGAAGATGAGCAGCTCGGCACCGTCGTAGCCGGGCTCATCGGCCTTGGGGTCACGTTCGTTGCCGGTGTCGGTCTCGTTCTGCTGGCGAGGCGAAGCCGGGGTCGTGTCGATAGCCGATGA
- the cbiQ gene encoding cobalt ECF transporter T component CbiQ has protein sequence MSGTHTHALFVHGHSHLHRLPASTKLGALGLFVLAVVVTPREAFWAFGVHAGLILSAMWLAGLKPRFVAKRLVIEVPFVLFAVFLPFVGGGDQLDIMGLSLSIEGLWAGWNIVAKGTLGLAASIVLTATTTVPDLLSGLERLRVPRLITSIAGFMVRYLDVIAGEMHRMRLAMLSRGHDPRWIWQARAYATSAGALFIRSYERGERVYYAMTARGFAGQIPTFDTERATGTDWLGALLLPAVAWTATLVALFA, from the coding sequence ATGAGCGGGACGCACACCCACGCGCTCTTCGTTCATGGGCACAGTCACCTGCACCGACTTCCTGCCTCGACCAAACTCGGTGCACTCGGTCTCTTTGTGCTGGCCGTCGTCGTTACACCGCGGGAGGCGTTCTGGGCGTTCGGCGTTCATGCCGGGTTGATCCTGAGCGCCATGTGGTTGGCAGGGTTGAAACCTAGATTCGTGGCAAAACGCCTGGTCATAGAGGTCCCATTCGTGCTGTTTGCCGTGTTTCTCCCCTTTGTCGGCGGAGGCGACCAGTTGGACATCATGGGACTGTCGCTGTCCATCGAGGGCCTTTGGGCAGGCTGGAACATCGTTGCCAAGGGAACTCTCGGCCTGGCTGCATCCATCGTGTTGACCGCCACCACGACGGTCCCCGACCTCCTTTCCGGTCTCGAGCGGCTCCGGGTACCCCGGCTCATCACCTCGATCGCCGGGTTCATGGTGCGATACCTCGATGTCATCGCAGGGGAGATGCACCGGATGCGGCTGGCAATGCTGTCGCGCGGCCACGACCCGCGCTGGATCTGGCAAGCGAGGGCGTATGCGACCTCGGCCGGTGCCTTGTTCATTCGTTCGTATGAGCGAGGCGAGCGGGTCTACTACGCGATGACCGCCCGTGGGTTCGCCGGTCAAATTCCTACTTTCGACACCGAGCGTGCCACCGGGACCGACTGGCTGGGTGCCCTCCTCCTGCCTGCCGTCGCCTGGACTGCAACCCTGGTGGCGTTGTTCGCATGA